Proteins encoded within one genomic window of Episyrphus balteatus chromosome 1, idEpiBalt1.1, whole genome shotgun sequence:
- the LOC129907085 gene encoding putative uncharacterized protein DDB_G0285119 isoform X3 — protein sequence MQAITIVCSVLFVIVDFTQAQDDISNSLYTTRYERLDIDTILASPRLVTNYVECLLNKKPCAPEGKALKRILPEALRTKCGRCHPSQKEVALKVITALYFDYPQYYKALQERWDPSGDYNKRFEEYLRDQKFNSIGGGDSEAGEQAQGSSFSINITQRPTRQGANNQTQGQEAKPSAAPSTDNKELPAILNRFGADDEDGYDYEKPTVKTTTQAPSAPAPQQPSKSQQPQKPQQQPSAPSATSAPSRRPSSNNNGNNSPSSGGSSKPTQNTSGGSNPTHTWTHNNHPTPSTTTTYYLKTQNPVLNIINRITQKFANTAEFIAGMLRGAVPQPQRS from the exons ATGCAGGCGATAACAATTGTGTGTAGCGTGCTGTTTGTAATTGTTGACTTTACACAGGCACAAGATGACATAAGCAATAGTTTATATACAACAAG ATACGAACGTTTAGAtattgatacaattttggcaAGTCCGAGGTTGGTGACAAATTACGTGGAATGTTTACTTAATAAGAAGCCCTGTGCTCCCGAAGGCAAAGCACTTAAAA GAATTCTTCCCGAAGCCCTTCGTACAAAATGTGGTCGTTGCCATCCAAGTCAAAAGGAAGTAGCTCTGAAGGTCATTACTGCATTATATTTCGACTATCCACAATATTATAAGGCTCTTCAAGAAAGATGGGATCCTTCAGGAGATTACAATAAACGATTTGAAGAATATCTGCGGGATCAGAAATTCAACTCAATCGGAGGTGGTGACTCTGAAGCTG gaGAACAAGCACAG ggCTCATCATTCAGCATAAATATTACGCAGCGTCCAACAAGACAAGGTGCAAATAACCAAACACAAGGACAAGAAGCCAAGCCAAGTGCAGCACCATCAACTGACAATAAGGAATTGCCAGCAATCTTGAACCGTTTTGGTGCCGATGACGAAGATGGTTATGATTATGAA AAGCCCACAGTCAAGACTACTACTCAAGCTCCATCAGCACCCGCACCACAACAGCCATCAAAGTCACAACAACCTCAGAAGCCACAACAACAGCCATCGGCTCCAAGTGCGACTTCAGCGCCATCTAGGAGACCATCC TCTAACAATAATGGTAATAATTCACCAAGTTCTGGCGGCTCATCCAAGCCAACACAAAATACATCTGGAGGATCAAATCCAACACACACATGGACACATAATAATCATCCAACTCCTAGTACAACAACAACATATTATTTGAAAACACAAAATCcagttttaaatattataaatcgTATAACGCAAAAATTTGCCAATACTGCTGAATTTATTGCAGGAATGTTAAGAGGAGCAGTGCCACAGCCACAG CGGAGTTAA
- the LOC129907085 gene encoding putative uncharacterized protein DDB_G0285119 isoform X2 — protein MQAITIVCSVLFVIVDFTQAQDDISNSLYTTRYERLDIDTILASPRLVTNYVECLLNKKPCAPEGKALKRILPEALRTKCGRCHPSQKEVALKVITALYFDYPQYYKALQERWDPSGDYNKRFEEYLRDQKFNSIGGGDSEAGEQAQRPTRQGANNQTQGQEAKPSAAPSTDNKELPAILNRFGADDEDGYDYEKPTVKTTTQAPSAPAPQQPSKSQQPQKPQQQPSAPSATSAPSRRPSSNNNGNNSPSSGGSSKPTQNTSGGSNPTHTWTHNNHPTPSTTTTYYLKTQNPVLNIINRITQKFANTAEFIAGMLRGAVPQPQAPIHKDDILRKFCDRLRKTILSHTNNNQNEKKYYHGFY, from the exons ATGCAGGCGATAACAATTGTGTGTAGCGTGCTGTTTGTAATTGTTGACTTTACACAGGCACAAGATGACATAAGCAATAGTTTATATACAACAAG ATACGAACGTTTAGAtattgatacaattttggcaAGTCCGAGGTTGGTGACAAATTACGTGGAATGTTTACTTAATAAGAAGCCCTGTGCTCCCGAAGGCAAAGCACTTAAAA GAATTCTTCCCGAAGCCCTTCGTACAAAATGTGGTCGTTGCCATCCAAGTCAAAAGGAAGTAGCTCTGAAGGTCATTACTGCATTATATTTCGACTATCCACAATATTATAAGGCTCTTCAAGAAAGATGGGATCCTTCAGGAGATTACAATAAACGATTTGAAGAATATCTGCGGGATCAGAAATTCAACTCAATCGGAGGTGGTGACTCTGAAGCTG gaGAACAAGCACAG CGTCCAACAAGACAAGGTGCAAATAACCAAACACAAGGACAAGAAGCCAAGCCAAGTGCAGCACCATCAACTGACAATAAGGAATTGCCAGCAATCTTGAACCGTTTTGGTGCCGATGACGAAGATGGTTATGATTATGAA AAGCCCACAGTCAAGACTACTACTCAAGCTCCATCAGCACCCGCACCACAACAGCCATCAAAGTCACAACAACCTCAGAAGCCACAACAACAGCCATCGGCTCCAAGTGCGACTTCAGCGCCATCTAGGAGACCATCC TCTAACAATAATGGTAATAATTCACCAAGTTCTGGCGGCTCATCCAAGCCAACACAAAATACATCTGGAGGATCAAATCCAACACACACATGGACACATAATAATCATCCAACTCCTAGTACAACAACAACATATTATTTGAAAACACAAAATCcagttttaaatattataaatcgTATAACGCAAAAATTTGCCAATACTGCTGAATTTATTGCAGGAATGTTAAGAGGAGCAGTGCCACAGCCACAG GCCCCAATACACAAAGATGATATTCTGCGTAAATTTTGTGATAGGttgagaaaaacaattttgtccCACACAAACAATAatcaaaatgagaaaaaatattatcatggattttactaa
- the LOC129907085 gene encoding putative uncharacterized protein DDB_G0285119 isoform X1 encodes MQAITIVCSVLFVIVDFTQAQDDISNSLYTTRYERLDIDTILASPRLVTNYVECLLNKKPCAPEGKALKRILPEALRTKCGRCHPSQKEVALKVITALYFDYPQYYKALQERWDPSGDYNKRFEEYLRDQKFNSIGGGDSEAGEQAQGSSFSINITQRPTRQGANNQTQGQEAKPSAAPSTDNKELPAILNRFGADDEDGYDYEKPTVKTTTQAPSAPAPQQPSKSQQPQKPQQQPSAPSATSAPSRRPSSNNNGNNSPSSGGSSKPTQNTSGGSNPTHTWTHNNHPTPSTTTTYYLKTQNPVLNIINRITQKFANTAEFIAGMLRGAVPQPQAPIHKDDILRKFCDRLRKTILSHTNNNQNEKKYYHGFY; translated from the exons ATGCAGGCGATAACAATTGTGTGTAGCGTGCTGTTTGTAATTGTTGACTTTACACAGGCACAAGATGACATAAGCAATAGTTTATATACAACAAG ATACGAACGTTTAGAtattgatacaattttggcaAGTCCGAGGTTGGTGACAAATTACGTGGAATGTTTACTTAATAAGAAGCCCTGTGCTCCCGAAGGCAAAGCACTTAAAA GAATTCTTCCCGAAGCCCTTCGTACAAAATGTGGTCGTTGCCATCCAAGTCAAAAGGAAGTAGCTCTGAAGGTCATTACTGCATTATATTTCGACTATCCACAATATTATAAGGCTCTTCAAGAAAGATGGGATCCTTCAGGAGATTACAATAAACGATTTGAAGAATATCTGCGGGATCAGAAATTCAACTCAATCGGAGGTGGTGACTCTGAAGCTG gaGAACAAGCACAG ggCTCATCATTCAGCATAAATATTACGCAGCGTCCAACAAGACAAGGTGCAAATAACCAAACACAAGGACAAGAAGCCAAGCCAAGTGCAGCACCATCAACTGACAATAAGGAATTGCCAGCAATCTTGAACCGTTTTGGTGCCGATGACGAAGATGGTTATGATTATGAA AAGCCCACAGTCAAGACTACTACTCAAGCTCCATCAGCACCCGCACCACAACAGCCATCAAAGTCACAACAACCTCAGAAGCCACAACAACAGCCATCGGCTCCAAGTGCGACTTCAGCGCCATCTAGGAGACCATCC TCTAACAATAATGGTAATAATTCACCAAGTTCTGGCGGCTCATCCAAGCCAACACAAAATACATCTGGAGGATCAAATCCAACACACACATGGACACATAATAATCATCCAACTCCTAGTACAACAACAACATATTATTTGAAAACACAAAATCcagttttaaatattataaatcgTATAACGCAAAAATTTGCCAATACTGCTGAATTTATTGCAGGAATGTTAAGAGGAGCAGTGCCACAGCCACAG GCCCCAATACACAAAGATGATATTCTGCGTAAATTTTGTGATAGGttgagaaaaacaattttgtccCACACAAACAATAatcaaaatgagaaaaaatattatcatggattttactaa